A window of the Leucothrix mucor DSM 2157 genome harbors these coding sequences:
- the phbB gene encoding acetoacetyl-CoA reductase — protein MGNKRIALVTGGNGGIGEAICKALADKGCTVVAGYYPGDKENAEKWQTEMKGSGYDVELAAADVADFEQTQLMIANVEEGVGPIDILVNCAGITRDSSLKKMDVSDWNAVIDTNLNSAFNVTKPVITGMMGRGFGRIINISSVNGQRGQFGQPNYSAAKAGLHGFTMAAAREGARKGVTVNTVSPGYVATAMTSAMPEAVLESIVNEVPMGRMAQPEEIAQAVAWLADDNSAYVTGANIPVNGGLFMSF, from the coding sequence ATGGGAAATAAAAGAATTGCATTAGTCACCGGTGGCAACGGCGGTATCGGCGAAGCCATCTGTAAGGCACTGGCTGATAAAGGCTGTACTGTTGTTGCAGGCTACTACCCTGGCGATAAAGAGAATGCTGAAAAATGGCAGACTGAAATGAAGGGTAGTGGCTATGACGTAGAGCTAGCCGCTGCTGATGTCGCAGATTTTGAACAAACCCAGTTAATGATTGCGAATGTTGAAGAAGGCGTTGGCCCAATCGATATTTTGGTTAACTGTGCCGGTATCACACGTGATAGCAGCCTGAAGAAGATGGATGTTAGTGACTGGAACGCGGTTATCGACACTAATTTGAACAGTGCCTTTAATGTCACCAAACCAGTAATTACTGGTATGATGGGGCGCGGATTCGGTCGAATTATCAATATTTCTTCGGTTAATGGCCAGCGCGGTCAGTTTGGTCAGCCAAACTACTCAGCGGCTAAAGCGGGTTTGCACGGCTTTACCATGGCTGCTGCGCGCGAAGGTGCACGTAAAGGTGTTACTGTTAACACAGTATCACCAGGTTATGTCGCCACAGCGATGACCTCAGCAATGCCTGAAGCTGTTCTGGAATCAATTGTTAATGAAGTACCGATGGGCCGCATGGCACAGCCAGAAGAAATCGCACAAGCGGTTGCCTGGCTCGCTGATGATAACTCTGCCTATGTAACTGGAGCCAATATCCCAGTTAACGGCGGACTATTCATGAGCTTTTAA
- a CDS encoding gamma carbonic anhydrase family protein codes for MTVRAFESHFPTIPDSAFVDESAVVSGDVVLGEHVSVWPCAVIRGDVNYIRIGDRSNVQDGSVLHVTHANPDFTSNTGAALIIGEDVTVGHKVVLHGCTIGNRCLIGMGAIVMDNTVVEDDVMIAAGAVVPPGKTLESGHLYVGNPARKVRPISDKERAFLTYSPSNYIKLAARTRTDQASH; via the coding sequence ATGACCGTTCGAGCGTTTGAATCGCATTTCCCTACTATTCCAGACTCCGCTTTTGTGGATGAATCGGCAGTGGTTTCGGGTGATGTGGTTTTAGGTGAGCATGTTTCTGTTTGGCCTTGTGCGGTCATTCGTGGCGATGTGAATTACATCCGCATTGGTGACCGCAGTAATGTTCAGGATGGCTCAGTACTACACGTTACTCATGCTAATCCTGACTTTACCAGCAACACTGGCGCCGCGTTGATTATTGGCGAAGATGTTACAGTCGGGCACAAAGTGGTTCTACATGGTTGCACCATTGGTAATCGTTGCCTGATCGGCATGGGCGCGATTGTGATGGATAATACGGTCGTGGAAGATGATGTGATGATTGCCGCTGGTGCTGTCGTACCTCCGGGTAAGACACTGGAAAGTGGTCATCTGTATGTCGGTAATCCGGCACGTAAAGTACGACCCATTAGCGATAAAGAGCGGGCTTTTCTAACTTACTCACCGTCTAATTATATCAAGCTAGCAGCGCGCACCCGAACGGATCAAGCGAGCCACTAA
- a CDS encoding exonuclease domain-containing protein, whose product MNILNRLLGYERTRLRLLQKAPAGPLRDYLSVPFPDMKAPISETPMLSLDFETTGLVPSKDQILSAGYLNIDHNEIILKSAHHTIIETQGALSEQNVVIHQITDDRKDRGESLEQAVSDLLKALTGRVMLVHFARIERNFLNHACMKLYGMAPVYPIIDTFALAKQRLEMKSAGFDPSELRLSALRSSASLPRYSAHNALTDAIATAELLLAEIAMMNSKQSPSLKSLLL is encoded by the coding sequence GTGAATATACTGAATCGGTTACTTGGCTACGAACGCACCCGTTTACGCTTATTACAAAAAGCACCGGCCGGGCCGCTCAGGGATTATTTGTCGGTGCCATTTCCGGATATGAAGGCACCGATCTCAGAGACACCCATGCTGTCGCTGGACTTTGAAACCACCGGACTCGTGCCCAGCAAGGATCAGATTCTCAGCGCCGGCTACCTGAATATTGATCATAATGAAATTATTCTGAAATCAGCACATCATACCATTATTGAAACCCAAGGTGCGCTGAGCGAGCAGAATGTGGTAATTCATCAGATTACGGATGATCGCAAGGATCGCGGAGAGAGCCTGGAGCAAGCAGTGAGCGACCTGCTTAAAGCACTCACCGGACGGGTAATGCTGGTTCACTTTGCCCGTATTGAGCGTAACTTCTTAAATCATGCCTGCATGAAGTTGTATGGCATGGCACCGGTTTACCCAATCATTGATACCTTTGCCCTCGCCAAGCAGCGCTTGGAAATGAAAAGTGCGGGTTTTGATCCTTCGGAATTGCGCTTATCAGCACTGCGCAGTTCGGCCAGCCTACCCCGCTATAGTGCCCATAATGCGCTAACGGATGCGATTGCCACCGCAGAGTTGCTACTAGCTGAGATCGCAATGATGAATTCCAAACAATCCCCGAGTTTAAAAAGCCTTCTACTGTAA
- a CDS encoding bifunctional acetate--CoA ligase family protein/GNAT family N-acetyltransferase → MRPHYLSSMFSPKSVAMFGASGRTKSVGYAVFKNLINNDFKGDIYPINPKHKEVQGYKCYADLKTLGRQVDLAIITTPAKNVLSIMRQCGEHGVSSVVLISAGFGESGSAGAALEEKVVEIAKNYGIRLLGPNSSGFIRPKSGLNISCSFSKSIGGNLAIVSQSGAVCSAMLDWADSNDIGFSAVVSTGGSADLDFGEILDFLVNDPDTQSILLYLEGLHNARRFMSGLRAAARIKPVIAIKVGRYHVGTETPMSHTGAMVGSDQVFEEALSRSGVVRINEFNQLFAAARILSSRYKSAGKRLMIVTNGAGPGALAADHAVDIGLTLANPSDETKKQLSTLIGGNLRAHNPLDLQFSATAERYAKAVDLCLKDADVDGVIVFFTPLALENAEDVAKAIIQVSEKHKKPILTSWMGGTQIKSSRVLLAKSRIPTYQTPETTVSAYSFLVAYQTNQKLLLQSPSKYTTGHERADVDAPRLIIESALAEKRNSLTSQEAMAVLEAFAINTVRNGVASSPEQALIIATSIGFPVVMKILSPDITHKSEVSGVVLNVRGAQKVRNVYREIIDNVKAKRPDARVDGILIEKMHISPHGRELMIGLKFDSIFGPVISFGSGGTKVEIMRDNAVALPPLNSMLAEKLISRTKVKQLLAEFGNMPAANMDAIVNVLLRVSAMACELPWIKEMDINPLIADEHGIIAVDAHIRVMYPKVSNSQYAHMAIHPYPARVVEKQQLADGTDIVLRPIRPDDASLVTTFVDSLSSEAKYFRFMHALQHLSSEMLVRFTQIDYDLEMAVVAVEESEETRVLGVARYLSNPDHVSCEFALVVSDARQNQGLGHRLMTKLIEVAKDKGLSVIEGEVLSNNFKMLGLMRSLGFVVANDPEDMNIKIVSKRIA, encoded by the coding sequence ATGCGGCCACATTACCTAAGCTCAATGTTTTCACCAAAATCGGTAGCGATGTTTGGTGCTAGCGGGCGCACTAAGTCAGTCGGCTATGCCGTCTTTAAGAATTTGATAAATAATGACTTTAAGGGGGATATCTACCCGATTAACCCTAAGCACAAAGAAGTGCAGGGTTATAAGTGTTATGCCGACCTGAAAACCTTAGGCAGGCAGGTTGATTTAGCCATTATTACAACGCCCGCTAAAAATGTACTGTCAATCATGCGGCAATGTGGCGAGCATGGCGTCTCAAGCGTTGTACTGATTTCGGCGGGCTTTGGTGAATCAGGCTCCGCTGGTGCTGCACTCGAAGAAAAAGTCGTCGAAATCGCTAAAAACTACGGTATTCGCTTACTTGGCCCCAATTCCAGCGGCTTTATCCGCCCAAAGTCCGGATTAAATATCAGTTGTAGCTTTAGTAAGAGTATCGGCGGCAACTTAGCCATTGTTTCTCAGTCAGGTGCAGTGTGTAGTGCGATGTTGGATTGGGCTGATTCCAATGATATCGGCTTTTCTGCAGTGGTTTCGACCGGTGGCTCTGCAGACCTTGATTTTGGTGAGATTTTAGACTTTCTGGTTAATGATCCCGATACCCAGAGTATTTTGTTGTATCTGGAAGGCTTACATAATGCGCGGCGCTTTATGAGCGGATTGCGTGCGGCTGCTCGCATCAAGCCAGTCATCGCCATTAAAGTAGGGCGTTACCATGTCGGGACTGAGACCCCGATGTCACACACTGGTGCCATGGTAGGTAGCGATCAAGTCTTTGAAGAAGCACTCTCCCGCTCAGGGGTTGTGCGTATTAATGAATTTAATCAATTGTTTGCGGCAGCGCGCATCTTATCCTCTCGCTATAAGAGTGCTGGCAAACGCTTAATGATTGTCACAAATGGTGCTGGCCCTGGTGCGTTGGCAGCAGATCACGCGGTCGATATTGGCTTAACCTTAGCTAATCCATCGGATGAGACCAAAAAGCAGTTAAGTACCTTAATTGGTGGTAATTTACGCGCTCACAACCCGTTGGATCTGCAGTTTAGTGCAACAGCTGAGCGTTATGCCAAAGCGGTTGATCTTTGCCTGAAGGATGCAGACGTTGATGGTGTGATTGTTTTCTTTACGCCGTTAGCCTTGGAGAATGCCGAAGATGTGGCAAAGGCCATTATTCAAGTCTCTGAGAAGCATAAAAAGCCTATTTTGACTTCATGGATGGGGGGCACGCAAATCAAGTCTTCCCGTGTCTTGTTAGCAAAGTCGCGTATTCCAACCTATCAAACCCCTGAAACCACCGTGAGTGCTTACTCATTTTTGGTGGCATATCAAACTAATCAAAAATTGTTACTCCAATCGCCCAGTAAATACACCACCGGCCATGAGCGTGCGGATGTTGATGCGCCACGCTTAATTATTGAATCAGCCTTAGCCGAGAAGCGTAACTCGCTGACCTCTCAGGAAGCGATGGCGGTATTAGAAGCCTTTGCGATCAATACGGTGCGCAATGGCGTGGCTTCCTCGCCAGAGCAAGCATTAATCATTGCAACCTCTATCGGCTTTCCAGTCGTGATGAAGATTTTATCGCCGGATATCACGCATAAATCGGAAGTGAGCGGCGTGGTGCTGAATGTGCGAGGCGCCCAAAAAGTACGTAATGTGTACCGTGAGATTATCGATAATGTAAAAGCCAAGCGTCCGGATGCTAGGGTTGACGGCATTTTGATCGAAAAAATGCATATCTCACCACATGGCCGTGAGCTGATGATTGGCTTGAAGTTTGACTCCATTTTCGGCCCTGTTATTAGCTTTGGTAGTGGTGGCACGAAGGTCGAGATTATGCGCGATAATGCCGTTGCCTTGCCACCGCTAAACTCTATGCTGGCTGAAAAGCTGATTAGCCGTACCAAGGTTAAGCAGCTACTGGCTGAATTTGGCAATATGCCTGCCGCTAATATGGATGCCATCGTGAATGTATTACTTCGGGTGTCGGCAATGGCCTGTGAGTTGCCGTGGATTAAAGAGATGGATATCAATCCTTTAATTGCGGACGAGCATGGCATTATCGCTGTGGATGCACACATCCGGGTGATGTACCCCAAGGTGTCTAATAGCCAATATGCGCATATGGCGATTCACCCTTATCCTGCGCGAGTGGTTGAAAAGCAGCAGTTAGCCGATGGTACCGATATTGTCTTGCGACCTATCCGGCCAGATGACGCCAGTTTGGTGACAACCTTTGTCGATAGCTTATCGTCTGAAGCGAAGTATTTCCGCTTTATGCATGCTTTACAGCACCTATCCAGTGAAATGCTGGTGCGCTTTACGCAAATTGACTATGACTTGGAGATGGCCGTAGTGGCTGTCGAGGAGTCTGAAGAGACTAGAGTATTAGGTGTGGCTCGTTACTTATCGAACCCTGACCACGTTAGTTGTGAGTTTGCCTTAGTGGTTTCTGATGCACGACAAAATCAGGGCTTAGGGCATCGCTTAATGACTAAGTTGATTGAAGTGGCAAAGGATAAAGGGCTGAGTGTGATTGAAGGGGAAGTGCTTTCTAATAACTTCAAAATGCTGGGATTAATGCGGTCTTTGGGCTTTGTGGTCGCAAACGACCCTGAAGATATGAATATTAAGATTGTTTCAAAGCGCATCGCCTGA
- a CDS encoding CBS domain-containing protein, whose translation MQQKLHVKNYLNPNFITLKPEQYIKDVIFVFNKNKIFGAPVMDDLGNLVGVLSGSDCIQASIEANFDPDSRLTVADLMTRDVKTVDASYSILYIAKEFMQTPYRFFPVMDDNRVIGVIKRDDILRAISDASR comes from the coding sequence ATGCAGCAAAAACTTCATGTCAAAAATTACTTAAATCCAAATTTTATTACACTGAAGCCTGAGCAATACATTAAAGACGTTATCTTCGTGTTTAATAAAAACAAGATTTTTGGTGCTCCAGTGATGGATGATTTAGGCAATCTGGTAGGAGTTTTATCAGGTTCTGACTGCATTCAGGCCTCCATTGAAGCCAACTTTGACCCTGATTCTCGCCTGACTGTGGCAGATCTGATGACGCGCGATGTTAAAACCGTCGATGCCAGTTATAGCATTTTGTATATCGCTAAAGAATTTATGCAAACGCCTTACCGCTTTTTCCCGGTAATGGATGACAATCGCGTTATTGGTGTGATCAAGCGTGACGATATTTTGCGCGCAATTTCTGACGCATCCCGCTAA
- the phaR gene encoding polyhydroxyalkanoate synthesis repressor PhaR has translation MDQAIRLIKKYPNRRLYDTEGSRYIKLVDIKTMIEDGLEIKVIDSQTELDITRSILLQIILEQESNDEPLFTTDSLEKFIRYYGENSREGFSDFMNKNLQFFHQQQVTMQQQMKDLITTNPMDFWKQSTAKNLEMWKQVQDRFFKTANQDDTTNKK, from the coding sequence ATGGATCAAGCAATACGTCTAATTAAAAAATACCCCAACCGCAGACTTTACGATACGGAAGGTAGCCGTTATATCAAGCTAGTTGATATAAAAACTATGATTGAAGATGGCCTTGAAATTAAGGTCATAGATAGTCAAACCGAACTCGATATTACTCGCAGTATTCTGTTACAAATTATTTTGGAACAGGAGTCGAATGACGAGCCGCTCTTCACCACAGACAGCCTTGAAAAATTCATTCGTTATTATGGTGAAAACTCTCGTGAAGGTTTTAGTGACTTCATGAACAAAAATCTGCAATTTTTCCATCAACAACAGGTCACCATGCAACAGCAGATGAAGGATTTGATCACAACTAATCCGATGGATTTCTGGAAGCAGTCAACTGCTAAAAATCTGGAAATGTGGAAGCAAGTGCAGGATCGTTTCTTTAAAACCGCTAATCAGGACGATACCACCAACAAAAAATGA
- a CDS encoding alpha/beta fold hydrolase: MNIQSEADTMFERLGNASWFLHQQEAPWRPTSARSLVLDFPLGELYHYHPLPSVDPSGVPKPPMLIVYAMVNRPSILDLHPDTSTIRGLLEQGISVYLLEWKAPTVLHSALGLGEYLHQSLDHCVDYMRDLSQAPKIDLMGVCQGGVFALCYSAMFPKKIRALVTTVTPVDFHTADDTLSMWVRYLDLETVCEKGMNLSGAMLAQVFLTLKPMTLSIQKYLDLLDSATIKDSTNGQRMAERFMAMEQWIEDSPDQPGRLFKEFVHQCYQQNALCDGRLVLSEKAIDLRKLTMPVFNIYASRDHLVPPDSSKALSSIVDARLYEELAVETGHIGMFVGGRSLRQVPLAIADFLKQL, from the coding sequence ATGAATATCCAATCTGAGGCTGATACGATGTTTGAACGCCTTGGCAATGCGTCATGGTTTTTACATCAGCAGGAAGCACCCTGGCGACCCACGTCAGCGCGCTCTTTAGTGTTGGATTTTCCGCTGGGTGAACTCTATCACTATCATCCGTTGCCAAGTGTTGACCCCTCCGGTGTCCCGAAGCCTCCCATGCTGATTGTGTATGCCATGGTAAACCGGCCTTCAATCCTCGATTTACACCCTGATACCTCAACGATTCGTGGCTTATTAGAGCAGGGCATTAGCGTCTATTTACTGGAATGGAAAGCGCCTACTGTGTTGCATAGTGCATTGGGCTTGGGTGAGTACTTGCATCAGTCACTCGACCATTGTGTGGATTATATGCGTGACCTATCGCAAGCGCCCAAGATTGATCTAATGGGGGTTTGCCAAGGCGGTGTCTTTGCGTTGTGTTATAGCGCCATGTTTCCCAAAAAAATCCGCGCTCTAGTGACTACCGTAACGCCAGTGGATTTTCATACTGCAGACGATACGCTAAGCATGTGGGTACGCTATTTAGATTTGGAGACGGTGTGTGAGAAAGGCATGAATCTATCGGGTGCTATGTTGGCTCAGGTATTTTTAACTTTAAAGCCTATGACGCTAAGTATTCAAAAATATCTGGATTTGCTGGATAGTGCCACGATTAAAGACTCCACTAATGGCCAGCGCATGGCCGAGCGGTTTATGGCCATGGAGCAGTGGATTGAAGACTCGCCAGATCAGCCGGGTCGTTTGTTTAAAGAATTTGTGCATCAGTGTTATCAGCAAAATGCCTTATGTGATGGGCGATTGGTGTTATCTGAGAAGGCTATCGACTTGAGAAAGCTGACAATGCCTGTCTTTAATATCTATGCGTCTCGGGATCATTTGGTGCCGCCGGATTCATCCAAAGCGCTAAGCTCAATAGTCGATGCGAGGCTATATGAAGAACTGGCCGTAGAAACTGGCCATATTGGGATGTTTGTAGGAGGGCGCTCTTTAAGGCAAGTCCCTCTGGCGATTGCCGATTTTCTAAAACAGCTCTAA
- the nqrM gene encoding (Na+)-NQR maturation NqrM, with amino-acid sequence MSVFLLTFLILCLVAFGMSLGVILNKRELKGSCGGLGNIPGVSNDCSCSKPCEKRKARMQKEQDSSEPEVKESPIEFRKL; translated from the coding sequence ATGTCCGTTTTTTTATTAACTTTTCTGATTCTTTGTTTGGTTGCATTTGGTATGTCACTCGGTGTTATATTAAACAAACGGGAATTGAAAGGTAGTTGCGGAGGCTTGGGTAATATCCCAGGCGTTAGCAATGACTGCTCTTGTTCTAAGCCTTGCGAGAAACGCAAAGCGCGTATGCAAAAAGAACAGGATTCCAGTGAGCCAGAAGTAAAGGAGTCACCGATCGAGTTTAGAAAACTCTGA
- a CDS encoding histone deacetylase family protein, producing the protein MTIAIITHSDCLKHEMGIGHPERPQRIRAIEDQLITSGIGDFMHYYDAPLATPEQLELAHSRKHIDYIFGKSPPDDSMMAHIDPDTFMNEFTLQAALRSAGSAISAVDKVLGDKTEKRVFCNVRPAGHHAERDAAMGFCFFNNAAIAARHAVRDYGLERVAIVDFDVHHGNGTEDIVGDDPQILFCSTYQHPLYPERALPSKPGFLINAPLPEGAGGAEFRETITEHWLPELNAFKPQLVIISAGFDAHLEDEMAGLRLVEADYAWVTKELRKIADEYSEGRIISLLEGGYDTSALARSVVAHLKVLMNI; encoded by the coding sequence ATGACAATAGCAATCATTACGCACAGTGATTGCCTGAAACATGAGATGGGGATAGGCCACCCAGAAAGACCCCAACGCATACGGGCAATTGAAGATCAGCTGATAACTTCTGGAATCGGGGACTTCATGCATTATTATGATGCCCCATTAGCCACACCGGAACAGCTTGAGTTGGCTCATAGCCGCAAACATATCGATTACATTTTCGGGAAGTCACCACCTGATGACTCGATGATGGCTCATATCGACCCCGATACCTTTATGAATGAATTTACCCTGCAGGCCGCGTTACGGTCGGCGGGCTCCGCGATCTCTGCGGTGGATAAGGTATTGGGCGACAAGACTGAGAAACGTGTGTTTTGTAATGTGCGACCGGCAGGCCACCATGCTGAGCGTGATGCTGCGATGGGTTTTTGCTTCTTTAATAACGCCGCCATTGCTGCTCGCCATGCGGTTCGTGATTATGGGCTTGAGCGTGTTGCGATTGTCGATTTTGATGTACACCACGGTAATGGTACTGAAGATATTGTGGGCGATGACCCGCAAATTTTGTTCTGCTCAACCTATCAGCATCCGCTCTATCCAGAGCGCGCATTGCCTAGCAAGCCCGGCTTCTTAATTAATGCCCCACTCCCGGAAGGTGCAGGTGGTGCAGAATTTCGTGAGACCATCACAGAGCATTGGCTGCCAGAACTCAATGCATTTAAACCTCAGCTAGTTATCATTTCGGCAGGCTTCGATGCTCACCTTGAAGATGAAATGGCGGGTTTGCGCTTAGTTGAAGCAGACTACGCTTGGGTCACCAAAGAGTTGCGTAAGATTGCTGACGAGTATAGCGAAGGCCGCATTATCTCATTACTAGAAGGCGGCTACGACACCTCGGCGCTTGCCCGCAGCGTCGTTGCACACCTCAAAGTATTAATGAATATCTAA
- a CDS encoding acetyl-CoA C-acetyltransferase: MSDDVVIVAAGRTAVGSFGGSLAGLPAVSLGATVVASLLKQTGIDAGTVDEVILGQVLTAGVGQNPARQTVIAAGMPESVPAMTINKVCGSGLKSIQLAYQAIKCGDADIVIAGGQENMSASPHVLPHSRDGQKMMDWKMKDTMIQDGLWDAFNDYHMGTTAQNIADKYEISREAQDQFAAASQQKTEAAQAAGKFDDEIVPVSIPQRKGDPVIFNRDEFPRAGTTAESLGKLRAAFSRDGTVTAGNASGINDGAAAVLVMSASKAAELGLTPLAKIVAYASTGVDPKIMGTGPISASQKCLKKAGWEVSDLDLVEANEAFAAQALSVNMDMGWDPAKVNVNGGAIAIGHPIGASGARILVTLLHEMKRSDAKKGLATLCIGGGMGIALAVERP; encoded by the coding sequence ATGAGTGATGATGTAGTAATTGTTGCCGCCGGACGTACCGCAGTTGGCTCATTCGGCGGCAGCCTTGCCGGTTTACCTGCAGTTAGCCTTGGAGCAACAGTCGTCGCTTCACTGTTAAAGCAAACCGGTATTGACGCTGGCACCGTAGATGAAGTTATTCTTGGTCAGGTATTAACCGCCGGCGTAGGCCAAAACCCTGCTCGTCAAACAGTGATTGCGGCTGGCATGCCAGAATCAGTCCCTGCGATGACGATCAACAAAGTCTGTGGTAGTGGTTTGAAGTCTATTCAACTGGCTTATCAGGCAATCAAATGCGGCGATGCTGACATTGTGATTGCGGGTGGTCAGGAAAACATGAGTGCGTCGCCACACGTGTTACCACACTCTCGTGACGGCCAGAAGATGATGGACTGGAAAATGAAAGATACGATGATCCAGGATGGATTGTGGGATGCTTTCAATGACTATCATATGGGTACAACCGCGCAGAATATCGCGGATAAGTACGAGATCAGCCGTGAAGCTCAGGATCAGTTTGCCGCTGCTTCTCAACAGAAAACAGAAGCCGCACAAGCTGCGGGTAAGTTTGATGATGAAATCGTTCCGGTTTCTATTCCACAGCGTAAGGGTGATCCGGTTATCTTTAATCGTGATGAGTTCCCACGTGCAGGCACCACTGCTGAGAGCTTAGGCAAGCTACGTGCTGCTTTCTCACGTGATGGCACAGTAACCGCTGGTAATGCGTCTGGTATTAACGATGGTGCTGCGGCGGTATTAGTAATGAGCGCAAGCAAAGCCGCTGAGCTTGGTTTGACACCATTAGCTAAGATCGTAGCGTATGCTTCAACGGGTGTTGATCCTAAGATCATGGGTACCGGGCCTATTTCTGCTAGCCAGAAATGTCTGAAGAAAGCAGGCTGGGAAGTCTCTGATTTGGATTTGGTTGAAGCCAATGAAGCGTTTGCCGCTCAAGCCCTATCTGTGAATATGGATATGGGTTGGGATCCTGCTAAGGTCAACGTTAACGGTGGAGCCATTGCTATTGGCCACCCGATTGGCGCTTCCGGAGCACGTATTCTGGTTACCTTGCTGCACGAAATGAAGCGTAGCGACGCTAAGAAAGGTCTTGCCACGCTTTGTATCGGCGGCGGTATGGGTATTGCGCTAGCAGTAGAGCGTCCATAA